One genomic window of Desmospora activa DSM 45169 includes the following:
- a CDS encoding zinc-binding dehydrogenase, giving the protein MKALVKEKLGFGNLNLLTVEEPTVKEGQVKIEVKYTGICGSDLHTYEGDYQVNAPVTLGHEFAGVVVEVGPGVTGFQVGDRVTSETTFSVCDKCRYCRSGDYNLCNRRKGLGTQVNGGFAKYLVANARHVHKLPENVDDASASLTEPLACAYHAIQKTHIKPGDVAVVLGPGPIGLLTAQVAKSYGATVVITGLDHDQTRLNKAIELGIDIAVNIERTNVTAIVNELTDGYGADLVFECTGAVSAANTGLDLLAKKGEYIQIGIFPKAMIEIDFKKIIQKEIRVIGTRSQKSADWEPSLAMLNDQRVNGKTLITHTFTIAEWNKAYQTIKSGEAIKVSLVPVEVEGTE; this is encoded by the coding sequence ATGAAGGCACTGGTGAAAGAAAAGCTCGGCTTTGGCAACCTAAATCTACTGACAGTGGAGGAACCTACTGTAAAAGAGGGGCAGGTCAAGATTGAAGTGAAATATACCGGAATTTGCGGTTCCGATTTGCATACCTATGAAGGCGATTATCAAGTAAATGCCCCTGTGACCCTCGGCCATGAATTTGCGGGCGTTGTGGTGGAAGTCGGCCCCGGTGTTACAGGGTTTCAGGTCGGCGACCGCGTTACATCGGAAACCACCTTTTCCGTCTGTGATAAGTGCCGCTATTGTCGAAGCGGCGACTATAACTTATGTAACCGGCGCAAAGGGCTGGGAACACAGGTGAATGGCGGCTTTGCCAAGTATCTGGTCGCCAATGCCAGACATGTGCATAAGCTTCCCGAAAATGTGGATGATGCATCCGCTTCATTGACGGAGCCGCTCGCTTGTGCTTACCACGCCATCCAGAAAACCCATATAAAACCGGGAGATGTAGCGGTTGTTCTCGGTCCAGGCCCGATTGGCCTATTAACCGCACAGGTGGCCAAATCATACGGTGCCACAGTCGTCATCACCGGCTTGGACCACGATCAAACACGCCTAAACAAAGCGATCGAGCTTGGGATCGATATAGCCGTCAACATTGAAAGAACCAATGTTACCGCTATTGTAAACGAATTGACGGACGGATATGGAGCAGATCTTGTTTTTGAATGTACGGGTGCGGTGTCCGCCGCCAACACGGGATTGGACCTCCTAGCCAAAAAAGGTGAATATATCCAAATCGGCATTTTTCCCAAAGCCATGATTGAAATCGACTTTAAAAAAATCATCCAAAAAGAAATTCGTGTGATCGGTACCCGCAGTCAAAAATCAGCGGACTGGGAGCCTTCCCTTGCTATGCTAAATGATCAACGTGTAAACGGAAAAACACTAATTACCCATACATTTACAATCGCTGAGTGGAATAAAGCCTATCAAACGATCAAAAGTGGTGAAGCGATCAAGGTATCGCTTGTTCCAGTTGAGGTGGAGGGGACAGAGTAA
- a CDS encoding PTS galactitol transporter subunit IIC, with translation MDGLVQGFQTFLDLGPTVILPVAIFLLGLLFGQKIGKAFRSAVTIGVAFVGIFLVVDLLVNNLGPAAQAMVKRIGVELHVIDVGWPAAASISWASPVAALIIPLALLVNILMLLTKTTKTMNVDIWNFWHYAFIGAIVYFLSDGSLVQALIAAVLFQIVCLKIADWTAPMLEKYFDLPGISVATGSTISYAVLGIPMVKLLQKIPGINKLHADPKTIQRHFGIFGESLFIGLFLGLALGVLAGYDIGDTLNIGISMAAVMLLMPRMVKILMEGLMPISQSAREFLHKRFGTKDIYIGLDAAVAIGHPSVIATALILVPITVVLAIILPGNNVLPFGDLATIPFIVAFIVGAARGNIVHSVIVGTVMIALSLYMATDIAPLHTDMANNAQFNIPEGTNLISSIDQGGNLVNYVIYKLFSLFN, from the coding sequence ATGGATGGACTCGTTCAAGGATTTCAAACATTTCTCGATTTGGGTCCAACGGTCATTCTACCGGTAGCCATTTTTCTGCTGGGCCTACTCTTTGGCCAAAAAATCGGTAAAGCTTTTCGTTCCGCGGTTACGATTGGGGTTGCCTTCGTCGGTATCTTTCTTGTCGTTGACTTATTGGTCAATAATCTAGGGCCGGCAGCCCAGGCGATGGTAAAACGGATCGGTGTGGAACTCCATGTCATTGACGTCGGGTGGCCAGCAGCCGCATCCATTTCATGGGCTAGCCCGGTAGCCGCTCTCATCATTCCACTTGCACTGCTCGTCAATATCCTTATGCTATTGACGAAAACCACCAAAACCATGAACGTCGATATTTGGAACTTCTGGCATTATGCCTTCATTGGAGCGATTGTCTATTTTCTCTCTGACGGAAGCCTGGTGCAAGCGTTGATCGCAGCCGTTCTTTTTCAAATCGTCTGCTTAAAAATTGCCGACTGGACAGCACCAATGTTGGAGAAATACTTCGATCTTCCCGGTATCTCCGTAGCAACTGGCAGTACGATCTCATATGCCGTTCTAGGTATCCCCATGGTCAAACTTCTGCAAAAAATCCCCGGTATCAACAAATTGCATGCCGATCCCAAAACGATTCAACGCCATTTCGGAATATTTGGTGAGTCGCTGTTCATCGGATTGTTTCTGGGTCTGGCACTCGGTGTACTGGCTGGCTATGATATCGGTGATACCCTGAACATCGGGATATCCATGGCTGCGGTTATGCTGCTAATGCCGCGGATGGTGAAGATTTTGATGGAAGGTTTGATGCCGATCTCCCAATCCGCCCGCGAATTTTTACACAAGCGCTTTGGTACAAAAGATATCTACATCGGACTTGACGCCGCTGTCGCTATCGGACATCCGTCGGTAATCGCCACTGCATTAATTCTTGTGCCGATCACCGTAGTTTTGGCCATTATTTTGCCCGGAAACAATGTTTTACCCTTTGGCGACTTGGCTACGATTCCCTTTATCGTCGCCTTTATCGTAGGTGCTGCCCGGGGAAATATCGTTCACTCCGTGATTGTCGGTACCGTTATGATTGCCCTGTCCCTTTACATGGCAACAGATATCGCACCCCTTCATACAGACATGGCAAACAACGCCCAGTTCAATATTCCTGAGGGAACCAATCTCATTTCAAGCATTGACCAGGGTGGAAACCTTGTAAACTATGTCATTTATAAGCTCTTCTCACTCTTTAACTGA
- a CDS encoding PTS sugar transporter subunit IIB, producing MKKRVLVACGTGIATSTIVNDAIETLCKEYDIDAEILQIKVADIPAYQDSAHLLVTTTIIDNSYPFPVIHARSFLTGMGVEETKREILEELQK from the coding sequence ATGAAAAAACGCGTTTTAGTCGCATGCGGAACTGGAATTGCCACCTCTACAATCGTTAATGACGCCATTGAAACCCTATGCAAAGAGTACGATATCGACGCTGAGATTTTACAGATCAAAGTAGCGGACATCCCCGCCTACCAAGATTCCGCTCATTTGCTGGTCACCACAACGATTATCGATAACAGCTATCCTTTCCCGGTGATTCATGCACGCTCATTCTTGACGGGGATGGGTGTGGAGGAGACAAAACGTGAGATCTTAGAGGAACTTCAGAAATAG
- a CDS encoding PTS sugar transporter subunit IIA has product MNTWLLDESMILQNIRANTKDEVLYLMASNMKRQGVVKESYIQAVIEREHHYATGLPTQGISVAIPHTDKEHVNRKGLSVGVLHEPVDFVIMGERKQSTPVKLVFMLAVDESHPQLFLLQKLMGLFQDEELLTYLASEPDKTKIIATLRNTLALD; this is encoded by the coding sequence ATGAATACATGGTTGTTGGATGAATCGATGATCCTGCAAAATATTCGAGCGAATACCAAAGATGAGGTTCTATATTTGATGGCTTCTAATATGAAGAGACAAGGGGTTGTAAAAGAGAGCTACATTCAAGCGGTGATCGAGCGCGAGCACCATTATGCGACGGGGCTACCTACACAAGGGATTTCCGTCGCGATCCCCCATACGGACAAAGAACATGTGAACCGAAAAGGGTTAAGTGTGGGCGTGCTTCATGAGCCTGTGGATTTTGTCATTATGGGTGAACGTAAACAGTCTACTCCCGTCAAACTGGTTTTTATGCTGGCTGTAGATGAGAGTCATCCCCAGCTTTTCCTGTTGCAGAAGCTGATGGGCCTGTTCCAAGATGAGGAACTTTTAACCTATCTCGCATCGGAGCCGGATAAAACCAAGATCATCGCCACCTTGAGAAATACTCTGGCGCTTGACTAA
- a CDS encoding BglG family transcription antiterminator produces MYLDRRSTKLLQEVVSNPGLKSDDLKRIHDLNRRQLQYSFDKINDWLNLKNLPKIERTRQGRFVIDPVLASTILQKKNIPLQETLPSEQERISIILLMLVSRNEELSLLHFTSVLQFSKNTILSDIKKAQRFLDQYEIEIQYSRRHGYRLLGTEFAVRHVLIALVNQCLTLPNGRHHLEKATGLSKTAIDGYRQQIEGVERELELQFTDDKIEAMPYILALTLKRIKQKKTVEPFYIHYDELSDTKEYRATELILKNSENIPIEERLFITLHLLTTNVYTSENETEDLVPHLRQALSDMLVLFEKRSCIFFKEKEQLLNQLMLHTKPAYYRIKYHLTEANELHHSASTDFLELHHLARQAMQPLEELIGEPIPENEAIYLSMLLGGWLCKQGDRLQQQIKAVVVCPNGVSVSRLMLSQLHALFPEFVFVQALSIREFQTYSLPYDLVFSSVYVHTDKKLFMISPLMGETEKLRLRKQVMMETTGFVPTDVQLQQLLQIVEKHAIVTNKDPLAVELNQFLQQGNVSIPDVRTERDTPNLSDFLHEGTIQKKRGAQSWDHAVRIAAKPLLADRSIFPSYIEAILSVEEQDPYIILGSGIAIPHADPELGVNRVAMSLLQLDEGVPYAGNHTIHTIVVIAAVDKYQHLKALRQLIKLSQHRKTALSIAKANSVTAIASLIHTYQERI; encoded by the coding sequence ATGTATCTCGACAGACGGAGTACAAAATTATTGCAAGAGGTTGTTTCCAACCCTGGATTAAAGAGTGACGATCTTAAGCGAATACATGATTTAAATCGCAGACAACTCCAATACAGCTTTGACAAAATCAACGATTGGCTGAATTTAAAAAATCTCCCCAAAATCGAGCGCACCAGACAAGGTCGATTTGTGATCGATCCCGTACTCGCCTCCACTATCCTGCAAAAGAAAAATATCCCCCTGCAAGAGACCCTGCCGTCGGAACAGGAACGCATCTCGATCATTCTTCTTATGTTGGTCAGTCGTAATGAGGAACTTTCCCTTCTCCATTTTACAAGTGTACTCCAGTTTAGTAAAAACACAATCCTGAGTGATATAAAAAAGGCACAACGTTTTTTGGATCAATACGAGATTGAGATTCAATATTCCAGACGCCACGGCTACCGCCTTCTCGGCACAGAATTCGCAGTACGACATGTGCTAATCGCATTGGTTAACCAATGTCTCACCCTCCCAAATGGCAGACACCACCTGGAAAAGGCGACGGGCCTTTCCAAAACAGCGATCGATGGATATCGCCAACAAATCGAGGGTGTAGAAAGGGAGCTCGAACTTCAATTTACAGATGACAAAATCGAGGCGATGCCCTATATACTCGCGCTCACCTTAAAACGGATTAAACAAAAAAAGACGGTTGAACCCTTCTACATTCACTATGATGAACTCTCCGATACAAAAGAATATCGTGCAACTGAACTTATTCTAAAGAATTCGGAAAATATCCCAATTGAGGAGCGACTATTTATTACGCTTCACTTACTAACCACCAATGTATACACCTCTGAAAATGAGACTGAAGACCTTGTTCCACATTTAAGGCAGGCACTCAGCGATATGCTGGTATTGTTTGAGAAGCGCTCCTGCATCTTTTTCAAAGAGAAAGAGCAACTGCTGAATCAACTTATGTTGCATACCAAACCGGCTTATTACCGCATTAAATATCACTTAACCGAAGCCAACGAGTTGCACCATTCCGCCAGCACCGACTTTTTGGAGCTTCATCATCTCGCTCGCCAAGCGATGCAACCGCTGGAAGAGTTAATCGGTGAGCCCATCCCGGAAAATGAGGCGATTTATCTCAGTATGTTGCTAGGAGGGTGGTTGTGCAAACAAGGGGATCGTCTACAGCAACAGATAAAAGCCGTGGTTGTCTGCCCAAATGGAGTCTCCGTTTCCAGACTGATGCTGAGCCAATTGCATGCGCTCTTTCCTGAATTCGTTTTCGTGCAAGCGTTGTCCATCCGTGAATTTCAGACCTACTCCCTTCCCTACGATCTTGTCTTTTCTTCGGTTTATGTGCATACGGATAAAAAGTTGTTCATGATCTCTCCACTTATGGGTGAGACTGAAAAACTGCGCCTTCGAAAACAGGTGATGATGGAGACAACGGGATTTGTTCCGACCGATGTACAACTGCAGCAGTTACTTCAGATCGTTGAAAAGCATGCAATCGTAACAAATAAAGACCCCTTGGCCGTGGAGCTCAATCAATTTCTACAACAGGGAAATGTCTCAATCCCAGATGTACGAACGGAGAGGGATACCCCCAATTTATCGGACTTCTTGCATGAAGGGACCATTCAGAAAAAACGGGGCGCACAATCATGGGATCATGCCGTACGGATCGCCGCTAAACCGCTACTCGCGGACCGGAGCATCTTCCCTTCCTATATTGAAGCGATCCTTTCCGTAGAAGAGCAAGATCCTTATATTATCCTCGGATCAGGAATCGCCATTCCACACGCAGATCCTGAGCTAGGCGTCAACCGTGTGGCAATGAGTCTACTTCAACTGGATGAAGGAGTTCCATACGCGGGTAATCACACGATCCACACCATCGTCGTAATTGCCGCAGTAGACAAGTACCAACATCTAAAAGCACTGCGACAACTGATAAAACTATCGCAACATCGCAAAACCGCGCTCTCCATCGCGAAAGCGAACTCCGTCACAGCAATCGCTTCACTCATTCACACCTATCAAGAAAGGATATGA
- a CDS encoding YqhG family protein codes for MEPSEVQAFTESYLHAYGCHIIEKEEHYLSTRLSQESDKDLVHRPFYWMYVDKMGLEPQTSTLSFCFNAEHAPEENRSELLTFGSPRFSAILRSARKKGRFVRLYEEIKTSARLWGQSYPYQPWLGINFLVSFICDRKRDEIRNLGIDLRTGEIREHFYQACLQKNWNAKLPAHRHILPQRLSIPEAVGELEYHLQGWIERQDSTWYTEAKEQLDLELEQIHTYYPDEWRMSDELHQEKKQRLRETIWQYHPRVEVEVINAGLFHIGP; via the coding sequence ATGGAACCGAGTGAAGTACAAGCATTCACTGAAAGCTACCTCCACGCCTATGGCTGCCACATCATTGAAAAAGAGGAGCACTATCTATCAACGCGTCTGTCGCAAGAAAGCGACAAGGACTTAGTGCATCGCCCCTTTTACTGGATGTATGTCGATAAAATGGGGTTGGAGCCGCAGACCAGCACTCTTTCCTTTTGCTTTAACGCCGAACATGCGCCGGAAGAGAACCGGTCGGAACTTCTCACCTTTGGTTCCCCTCGCTTCTCCGCTATTCTCCGTTCTGCCCGAAAGAAGGGGCGATTTGTTCGTCTTTATGAAGAGATCAAAACATCGGCACGGCTATGGGGGCAATCCTACCCCTATCAACCCTGGCTAGGGATCAATTTTCTCGTCTCCTTTATCTGTGATCGCAAACGGGACGAGATTCGCAATTTGGGCATCGATTTACGAACGGGTGAAATTCGGGAACACTTTTATCAGGCGTGTTTACAAAAAAACTGGAATGCTAAACTGCCGGCTCATCGCCACATTCTCCCTCAACGCCTCTCCATTCCTGAGGCGGTCGGTGAGCTGGAATACCACTTGCAGGGATGGATTGAACGCCAAGATTCCACTTGGTATACAGAGGCCAAAGAACAGCTAGACCTTGAACTGGAACAAATCCACACCTACTACCCTGACGAATGGAGAATGAGCGACGAATTACACCAGGAGAAAAAACAACGACTGCGAGAAACCATCTGGCAATATCATCCCCGTGTCGAGGTGGAAGTGATCAATGCCGGTCTGTTCCACATCGGCCCCTAA
- a CDS encoding DEAD/DEAH box helicase, giving the protein MEWIPIRMDRRWLETFIKQAETDSEWSTWERYQLAMEAAEAERIPEFDTLRCLSHIQGFTPMPHQVETARRVLGEMRGRAILADEVGLGKTIEAGLILKEYMVRGLVSKALILVPSSLVLQWTRELNQKFQIPAAAQKKAWMWDQYDILVASIDTAKRDPHREKVLSRHYDLLIVDEAHKLKNRKTKNWQFVNQIQKKYSLLLTATPVQNDLPELYNLVTLLKPGHLGQQNNFSASYVAGKRKAKNEEQLREEVRRVMIRNKRSDGRIGFTNRQVRTVPITLSAEERALYEGITSFVRERWRSGGGNVMKNPLALITLQREVCSSRDAAFHTLFKLFQKGEGHKQQLTPEVEQLVDLLRAVKHQTKIDKTVELIQSIADKVIVFTEYRATQDMLLRTLRAKGMIAVPYRGGFQRNKKDWMMELFRTRAQVMVATEAGGEGINLQFCHHIINYDLPWNPMRVEQRIGRVHRLGQEQDVIIHNFATENTIEEHILWLLHEKIDLFRTVIGDLEDILERLDGKEEMEENLMRIMLEAKDDQEIRSRLNQLGEQFQHARETSDRNQTKREALLDGTE; this is encoded by the coding sequence ATGGAATGGATTCCGATTCGAATGGACCGGCGATGGTTGGAAACGTTTATCAAGCAAGCGGAGACAGACAGCGAGTGGAGCACATGGGAACGGTATCAGTTGGCGATGGAAGCGGCGGAAGCGGAACGAATTCCGGAATTTGATACATTGCGCTGCTTATCTCACATACAGGGATTTACACCGATGCCCCATCAGGTGGAAACAGCGCGGCGCGTACTAGGTGAGATGAGAGGGCGAGCCATTTTGGCGGATGAGGTGGGACTGGGAAAAACGATTGAAGCGGGGTTGATTTTAAAGGAGTATATGGTTCGCGGCTTGGTTTCCAAAGCTTTGATCCTGGTTCCCTCCTCCCTCGTGTTGCAATGGACACGGGAATTGAACCAAAAATTCCAGATCCCCGCCGCTGCGCAAAAAAAAGCGTGGATGTGGGATCAGTATGATATTTTAGTCGCATCCATCGACACCGCCAAACGGGATCCCCATCGGGAAAAAGTGCTTTCCCGTCACTACGATCTCTTAATCGTAGATGAAGCGCACAAATTAAAAAACCGCAAAACAAAGAACTGGCAATTCGTCAACCAAATTCAAAAGAAATACAGCCTGTTACTAACCGCTACCCCGGTTCAAAACGATCTACCCGAACTGTACAACTTGGTCACACTGCTCAAACCGGGGCACCTGGGGCAACAAAACAACTTTAGCGCCTCCTATGTCGCTGGTAAACGCAAAGCCAAAAACGAAGAACAGCTGCGGGAAGAAGTGCGACGGGTGATGATTCGCAACAAGCGGAGCGACGGGCGCATCGGTTTTACCAATCGGCAAGTACGCACCGTTCCCATCACCTTGTCTGCGGAAGAGCGGGCCTTATACGAGGGCATAACCTCCTTTGTGCGGGAACGGTGGCGTTCAGGCGGCGGCAATGTGATGAAAAACCCCCTCGCCTTGATCACGTTGCAACGGGAAGTATGTAGCAGCCGTGATGCCGCTTTTCATACGTTGTTTAAGCTGTTCCAGAAGGGGGAGGGGCACAAACAGCAGTTGACACCGGAAGTGGAACAGTTGGTCGACCTGTTGCGCGCCGTCAAACATCAGACCAAAATCGATAAAACGGTAGAGCTGATTCAATCGATCGCCGACAAAGTGATTGTGTTTACCGAATACCGCGCTACACAAGATATGTTGTTGCGCACATTACGAGCGAAAGGAATGATCGCCGTTCCCTATCGGGGCGGTTTTCAGCGCAATAAAAAAGATTGGATGATGGAACTTTTCCGCACCCGCGCCCAAGTGATGGTGGCGACCGAAGCCGGTGGAGAGGGGATCAATCTTCAGTTTTGCCACCACATTATCAACTATGATCTCCCCTGGAACCCGATGCGGGTGGAACAGCGGATTGGCCGTGTTCATCGGTTGGGCCAGGAGCAGGATGTCATCATCCATAACTTTGCCACCGAGAATACGATCGAAGAACATATTTTGTGGCTCCTGCACGAAAAAATCGACCTCTTTCGCACGGTAATCGGTGACTTGGAAGATATCCTGGAGCGCTTGGACGGCAAAGAAGAAATGGAAGAAAATCTGATGCGCATTATGCTGGAAGCGAAAGATGATCAGGAAATCCGCTCCCGCCTCAATCAATTGGGGGAACAGTTCCAACATGCACGGGAAACAAGCGACCGCAACCAAACCAAACGGGAGGCGTTGCTGGATGGAACCGAGTGA
- the gcvT gene encoding glycine cleavage system aminomethyltransferase GcvT: MAELKRTTLYPVYGEGAKLVPFGGWELPVQFSGIKAEHEAVRTRAGLFDVSHMGEVEIKGNDAFALVQTLTTNDVAKLSPGKVQYTAMCYPDGGTVDDLLVYHRRDGSYLLVLNAANTDKDVEWIEKHATGDVTIRNVSDQVAQLALQGPLAEEVLQTCTAVDLSGIAPFRFEEDIVVGGVKALVSRTGYTGEDGFELYLDAKDAPQLWQRILEAGKDYGVLPCGLGARDTLRFEARLALYGNELSASISPIEAGIGFAVKPNKGEFIGRDVLAKQKAEGSPRKLVGLEMIERGIPRSYYPVYKDGEEIGEVTSGTQSPTLKKNVGLALVRAEQAEIGNEVDVEIRGKRVSAKIVKTPFYQRTRG, from the coding sequence ATGGCTGAGTTAAAACGGACCACTCTTTATCCCGTGTACGGGGAGGGGGCCAAACTGGTTCCCTTCGGCGGGTGGGAGCTACCGGTCCAGTTCAGCGGGATCAAGGCGGAGCATGAGGCGGTTCGCACCCGTGCGGGGCTGTTTGATGTTTCCCACATGGGCGAGGTAGAAATTAAGGGGAACGATGCCTTTGCGTTGGTGCAGACACTAACCACCAATGATGTCGCCAAGCTGTCGCCGGGAAAAGTGCAGTATACCGCGATGTGTTATCCCGATGGTGGAACCGTAGATGATCTGTTGGTGTATCACCGGCGAGACGGCTCTTATCTGTTAGTGCTCAACGCTGCCAACACGGACAAAGATGTGGAGTGGATCGAGAAACATGCAACAGGGGATGTCACCATCCGCAACGTCTCCGACCAGGTAGCCCAACTGGCTCTACAGGGTCCGCTGGCGGAAGAGGTGCTGCAAACCTGCACCGCTGTGGATTTGTCCGGAATCGCTCCCTTCCGCTTTGAGGAGGATATCGTGGTAGGAGGGGTGAAAGCCCTGGTTTCCCGTACCGGTTATACGGGTGAGGATGGGTTTGAGTTGTATCTCGACGCTAAGGATGCCCCGCAATTGTGGCAGCGGATTTTAGAGGCGGGCAAGGACTATGGCGTTCTTCCCTGTGGCTTGGGTGCACGGGATACCTTGCGCTTTGAAGCGCGGCTGGCTCTGTACGGCAACGAACTTTCCGCCAGCATCAGCCCGATTGAAGCAGGCATCGGTTTTGCCGTTAAACCGAACAAAGGGGAGTTTATCGGACGGGATGTATTGGCAAAGCAAAAAGCGGAGGGATCTCCCCGCAAACTGGTGGGGTTGGAGATGATTGAACGTGGAATTCCCCGCTCCTATTATCCGGTGTATAAAGATGGGGAAGAGATCGGAGAAGTAACCTCTGGAACCCAGTCGCCCACATTGAAGAAAAATGTCGGGCTGGCTTTGGTGCGTGCAGAGCAAGCCGAAATAGGCAATGAAGTGGATGTGGAGATCCGTGGGAAACGGGTGTCCGCTAAAATCGTAAAAACCCCTTTTTATCAGCGGACAAGAGGTTGA
- the gcvPA gene encoding aminomethyl-transferring glycine dehydrogenase subunit GcvPA, translating into MNFRYLPMTEEDRQAMLAVLGISSVDQLFDEIPEQVRFRARLSLPEAMDEISLTRHMSRLAGNNTPLTQAVSFLGAGAYEHYIPSVVNHVISRSEFYTAYTPYQPEISQGELQAIFEFQTMICELTGMEVANSSMYDGPTALAEAAGVAAAVTRKKEILISRTVHPESRTILATQAKGLGLDIKEIPEKGGVTDWDALNAALSSNTAAVVVQSPNFFGNLENLERASDLAHRQKALFIVSINPISLGLLKPPGEYGADMVVGDAQPMGIPLQFGGPHCGFFAVTRQLMRKVPGRIVGQTVDEDGERGFVLTLQAREQHIRREKATSNICSNQALNALAAAVWMTALGKQGLQELARLNLDKAGYAYQRLSQVPGVEPLFNQPYFNEFALKLPKSVGAINRGLLQRGIIGGYDLGRDYPEHEGAMLLAVTEMRTKEEIDGLAGALEGLV; encoded by the coding sequence ATGAATTTTCGTTATCTGCCGATGACGGAGGAAGACCGCCAGGCGATGTTGGCGGTGCTCGGCATTTCATCCGTCGATCAATTGTTTGATGAAATCCCGGAGCAAGTCCGGTTCAGGGCGCGTCTATCCCTTCCGGAAGCGATGGACGAGATCTCGCTAACCCGGCATATGTCGCGATTGGCCGGCAACAATACGCCTCTTACCCAGGCGGTTTCTTTTTTGGGTGCCGGTGCTTATGAACATTACATTCCCAGTGTGGTGAACCATGTCATCTCCCGATCGGAATTTTACACGGCATACACCCCGTATCAACCGGAGATCAGCCAGGGGGAACTACAAGCGATTTTTGAGTTTCAAACCATGATTTGCGAGTTGACGGGGATGGAAGTGGCCAACTCTTCCATGTACGATGGCCCCACCGCTTTGGCGGAAGCTGCGGGGGTAGCTGCCGCTGTCACTCGTAAAAAGGAGATCCTGATCTCACGGACGGTACATCCGGAATCCCGTACCATTTTGGCGACCCAAGCTAAAGGGCTGGGTCTTGACATTAAGGAGATTCCGGAAAAAGGCGGGGTGACCGATTGGGACGCCTTAAATGCCGCCCTCAGTAGCAATACTGCGGCAGTGGTGGTTCAATCCCCCAACTTTTTCGGAAATCTTGAAAACCTGGAACGGGCGAGCGATCTGGCTCATCGACAAAAAGCGCTGTTTATCGTCAGTATTAACCCGATTTCGCTGGGGCTGTTAAAACCGCCGGGGGAGTACGGTGCGGATATGGTAGTGGGTGATGCCCAGCCGATGGGTATTCCGCTTCAGTTTGGCGGTCCCCATTGTGGTTTTTTTGCCGTTACCCGTCAATTGATGCGCAAAGTGCCGGGACGGATTGTCGGCCAAACCGTGGATGAAGACGGAGAGCGCGGCTTTGTTCTTACCTTGCAAGCGCGGGAACAACATATCCGCCGGGAAAAGGCGACATCCAACATCTGCTCCAACCAAGCCTTAAATGCTTTGGCCGCCGCTGTTTGGATGACGGCGCTAGGGAAGCAAGGGTTACAGGAATTGGCCCGTCTTAACTTGGATAAAGCGGGCTACGCTTACCAGCGCCTATCCCAGGTGCCGGGGGTGGAACCGCTGTTTAACCAACCTTACTTCAATGAGTTTGCGCTCAAATTGCCTAAATCGGTGGGCGCGATCAACCGCGGGCTCTTACAGCGAGGCATCATCGGCGGGTATGATCTGGGCCGAGATTATCCTGAGCATGAGGGTGCCATGTTGCTAGCTGTGACCGAGATGCGGACCAAGGAAGAGATTGACGGATTGGCCGGTGCACTGGAGGGATTGGTATGA